Proteins from one Chitinophaga oryzae genomic window:
- a CDS encoding glycoside hydrolase family 27 protein, whose translation MKKLISGMLALALAHTTAAQKFEGLAPTPPMGWNSWNTFQTGINEKLIMETADIMVSSGMKAAGYTYLVLDDGWMAMERDSAGNLVPDPQKFPHGLKAVVDYVHGKGLKFGMYNCAGTLTCAKYPGTRGYEYQDARNYAAWDIDYLKYDWCNTHGINAKEAYTTMSNALRKAGRPMIFSLCEWGVNKPWEWGAPVGQMWRTTEDIWQVFDSVHSHGTWDALSVMRIADIQDSLRRYSGPDHWNDPDMLEVGNGMTYTEDRTHFSLWAMMAAPLMAGNDIRKMTPATKAILTNKDVIAIDQDPLGIQGFKFSEKDSLQIWCKPLQRGDWAVCFLNRSSHNAAVHFNWKETAIADNVFHHTLKQDIHYTLYNVWTGKNEGTTRKPFNAVIKPHDIVMFRLKQ comes from the coding sequence ATGAAAAAACTGATATCCGGTATGCTGGCGTTAGCGCTGGCACATACTACCGCTGCACAGAAATTCGAAGGCCTGGCGCCTACGCCGCCCATGGGCTGGAACAGCTGGAATACTTTCCAGACAGGCATCAATGAAAAGCTGATCATGGAAACGGCAGATATCATGGTGTCTTCCGGCATGAAAGCCGCCGGCTACACTTACCTCGTGCTCGACGACGGCTGGATGGCCATGGAGCGCGACAGCGCCGGTAACCTGGTGCCTGACCCGCAGAAGTTCCCCCATGGCCTCAAAGCGGTGGTGGACTACGTACACGGCAAAGGCCTGAAATTCGGAATGTACAACTGCGCCGGCACGCTCACCTGCGCTAAATACCCCGGCACCCGCGGCTACGAATACCAGGATGCGCGCAACTATGCCGCCTGGGACATCGACTACCTCAAATACGACTGGTGCAATACCCACGGTATCAACGCTAAAGAAGCCTATACTACCATGAGCAACGCACTGCGCAAAGCAGGCCGGCCTATGATCTTCAGCCTGTGTGAATGGGGCGTGAACAAGCCATGGGAGTGGGGCGCCCCGGTAGGCCAAATGTGGCGCACCACCGAAGACATCTGGCAGGTGTTCGACTCCGTACACAGCCATGGCACCTGGGATGCCCTCAGCGTGATGCGCATCGCCGATATACAGGATAGCCTGCGCCGTTACTCCGGCCCCGATCACTGGAATGACCCGGACATGCTGGAAGTAGGTAACGGGATGACCTACACGGAAGACAGGACCCATTTCTCGCTCTGGGCCATGATGGCAGCTCCGCTGATGGCCGGCAACGATATCCGGAAGATGACGCCCGCGACTAAAGCCATACTCACCAACAAAGACGTGATCGCCATCGATCAGGACCCTTTGGGGATACAAGGCTTTAAATTTTCAGAGAAAGACAGTCTGCAGATATGGTGCAAACCCCTGCAGCGCGGCGACTGGGCCGTTTGTTTCCTGAACCGCAGCAGCCACAATGCTGCAGTACATTTCAACTGGAAGGAGACTGCCATAGCGGACAACGTTTTCCATCATACGTTGAAACAGGACATTCATTATACCCTGTACAACGTATGGACAGGCAAAAATGAAGGCACTACCCGGAAGCCGTTCAACGCGGTGATTAAGCCACATGATATCGTGATGTTCCGGTTAAAGCAATAG
- a CDS encoding RagB/SusD family nutrient uptake outer membrane protein, which translates to MKRIYRRIGTALFAALFFTACQKDVLDKVPLDSFSDESVWKDLRLARAFAEFQYNILPGAGHYWNTLSNRSWALSSACDEAFNRFDDYNAVVMNSGSLTPDNLSNFDIWEETYKRIQDCNLFLSRIDGVPGDDAVRGRLKAEVTYLRAYAYFKLISDYGGVPLVTKPFDLNSNFVMSRSTFDECVSFIVKECDAAAAVLPGSYGNNAAELGRATKGAALALKSRVLLYAASPQWNTGNDNARWQKASDAAKAVIDMPNYQLFTGAYPILFTTYNTELIMTRGTNKQYQWSSFQGVEMFLAPNGFRGWTSFAPSQGLVDAFGMANGKDISDPASGYDPQHPYANRDPRFYQDILCDGLPYGRPEYFKDRYDAGHSNEVETYEGGLDTETGWDTWNSSYTRYSFRKYQDTTYNYRVETQTNKFWVIARLSEIYLNYAEAEFHLGHEDVARQYLDLLRHRAGITTDLPGTLAGAALLKKIQNERQVELCLEGHRYYDVRRWKIAGETENKPLNGMKIVKNADGTKTYTVIKVQDRVFKPEHYLLPIPRDEIRRTNLPQNPGYK; encoded by the coding sequence GTGAAAAGAATATACCGGAGAATAGGTACTGCATTATTTGCTGCTTTGTTTTTTACAGCCTGTCAGAAAGATGTGCTGGATAAAGTGCCATTGGATTCCTTCTCAGACGAATCTGTCTGGAAAGACCTGCGCCTCGCCCGGGCCTTTGCCGAGTTCCAGTATAACATTCTGCCCGGCGCCGGTCATTACTGGAACACCCTGAGTAACCGCTCCTGGGCGCTCTCCTCCGCCTGTGATGAAGCCTTCAACAGGTTCGATGACTACAATGCCGTTGTCATGAATTCTGGTTCCCTTACCCCGGACAACCTGAGCAATTTTGACATCTGGGAAGAAACGTACAAACGCATCCAGGATTGTAATCTCTTTCTGTCCAGGATAGACGGCGTGCCCGGCGATGATGCCGTACGCGGCCGGTTGAAGGCTGAAGTCACGTATCTGCGTGCCTATGCCTACTTTAAACTTATCAGCGATTATGGCGGCGTGCCGCTGGTGACCAAACCCTTTGACCTTAACAGTAATTTCGTTATGTCGCGCAGCACTTTCGATGAATGTGTGTCGTTCATCGTGAAAGAATGTGATGCCGCCGCCGCCGTACTTCCCGGTAGTTATGGTAACAACGCGGCCGAACTGGGAAGGGCGACCAAAGGCGCAGCCCTGGCGCTGAAGTCACGGGTACTGCTATACGCTGCCAGCCCGCAATGGAACACCGGCAATGATAACGCCAGATGGCAGAAGGCATCCGACGCCGCCAAAGCAGTGATCGATATGCCCAACTACCAGCTGTTTACCGGCGCATACCCCATCCTGTTTACCACCTACAATACGGAGCTGATCATGACCCGCGGTACCAATAAACAATACCAGTGGTCTTCTTTCCAGGGCGTCGAAATGTTCCTGGCTCCCAATGGTTTCCGCGGCTGGACTTCTTTTGCGCCCAGCCAGGGCCTGGTAGACGCTTTTGGTATGGCCAACGGAAAAGACATCAGCGATCCGGCTTCCGGGTATGATCCGCAGCACCCCTATGCCAACCGCGATCCCCGCTTCTACCAGGATATCCTTTGCGATGGCCTTCCTTATGGCAGACCGGAATATTTCAAAGACCGCTACGATGCCGGTCATAGCAATGAGGTAGAGACCTACGAAGGCGGCCTGGATACCGAAACCGGGTGGGACACCTGGAACTCCAGCTATACCCGCTACAGCTTCCGTAAATACCAGGATACCACCTACAACTACAGGGTGGAAACACAAACCAACAAATTCTGGGTAATAGCGCGGCTCTCAGAGATATACCTGAACTATGCAGAAGCCGAATTTCACCTTGGACATGAGGACGTGGCCCGCCAGTACCTGGACCTGCTGCGTCACCGAGCCGGTATCACCACCGATCTCCCCGGTACGCTTGCCGGTGCAGCCCTGCTGAAGAAGATACAGAATGAAAGACAGGTAGAGCTGTGCCTCGAAGGTCATCGGTACTACGATGTGCGCCGATGGAAAATCGCCGGTGAAACGGAAAACAAACCGCTGAACGGTATGAAGATCGTGAAGAACGCCGACGGCACCAAAACCTATACTGTCATCAAAGTACAGGACCGTGTGTTTAAGCCGGAGCATTATCTGCTGCCTATTCCCCGCGACGAAATAAGAAGGACCAACCTGCCTCAGAATCCAGGATATAAATGA
- a CDS encoding TonB-dependent receptor produces the protein MKLTFILMLALMLQLHAATSAQTITLSLKNVPLRTVFKAISRQGGYNFVYNNNLLQQAGKVNVEVNNAQVEEVLKQVFRHQPVTYEIIDKTIILRKPAPATPAENDRAAAPAAIIRGRVTDEAGEPLIGVTIQLKGTSAGAVTGSNGEFQINVPDNSPGILVFTFLGMEKQEVLIGKRAHLDVKLKRSVAQQQEVVVVGYGTQKKATLTGSVATIKGEEIARVPTANVSNGLAGHIPGVIANNRSGRPGDDYSAISVRGFNSFSGGTAPLIIIDGIPDRNMDRINPNDIESVTVLKDASAAIYGVRSANGVILITTKRGKAGKPTITYEGTYDIQQLTRMDHRVNAWQYMTYYNELSGYQGTSLPYKQVDIDKYKAGNDPNYTSTDWLRTVFRKNAPQTNHSISVRGGSEAVKFFLSGQYLSQQSNWANSDENFKNYNLRSNIDAAISKNLKLTLDIAARKEDRKYPALSAGSILHETVSMYPFIPVHWTNGLPSAGIANGRNPYTMTSSAAGYDNVTDLFVQPKIGFDWQLPAIVKGLSISGYAAFDYRQRSGKNFSRPWDAYTYSAATNTYNNQKASTAILSLSQDERSYNENTYFYKIAFDRTFGKHSINAFAGYEQTASTYRQTIAFRKNLLSDQLDQLFSGGTVDQNANGSASQDGRESYLGRVSYAYADKYLAEIVGRYNGSFNFPKDRRWGLFPSVSLGWRISEESFFKDRVKFVDNLKLRASWGIMGSDAVAKYLYLARYSLVSNMSLDYFYSPRQYNTYFGSSYAEATALYLASAPNANITWEKQDTRNFGLDATLLNNRLNLTVDYFRNVRKDILAPRNASVPLYTGLILPDENIGRTLNRGFDFIVSYNGQARAVKYNVGANFTYAKSKVLFRDEAPNIPDYQKSTGLPIDSWVVFETNGIYHTQEEVDKSPHMAGAKAGDLWLVDKNGDGAVTYDDQVRIPESATPKIVFGITMGAEYKGLAVDLVWAGQTEAKQLIIPQGQSAVVAPPQWLYDGRWTPDNPNAEYPRAFNSKDPRNNVYADFWLVDASFLRLKSAQVSYNIPKNLYRSIGIENIRVFVSGFNLFSIDKMKKFYRDPETNDITGINYPQTRIYRAGITIGL, from the coding sequence ATGAAGTTGACATTTATTCTTATGCTGGCGCTGATGCTGCAGCTGCATGCGGCTACCAGCGCCCAGACAATCACGCTCTCACTGAAAAATGTTCCGCTCAGGACAGTGTTCAAAGCAATCAGCCGGCAGGGCGGCTACAATTTTGTTTACAACAACAACCTGCTGCAACAAGCCGGCAAGGTGAACGTGGAGGTAAACAATGCGCAGGTGGAGGAAGTACTGAAACAGGTTTTCCGGCATCAGCCTGTCACCTATGAAATCATCGATAAAACGATCATCCTCCGTAAACCGGCCCCTGCGACACCGGCAGAGAATGACCGTGCGGCCGCGCCGGCCGCCATCATCCGCGGCCGTGTGACGGACGAAGCAGGCGAACCGCTCATCGGTGTCACCATCCAGCTGAAAGGCACCTCCGCCGGCGCAGTAACCGGCAGCAACGGCGAGTTCCAGATCAATGTGCCCGACAACTCGCCCGGTATCCTCGTCTTCACTTTTCTCGGAATGGAGAAACAGGAAGTGCTGATCGGCAAACGGGCTCATCTTGATGTGAAGCTGAAACGCTCCGTAGCACAGCAACAGGAGGTGGTCGTGGTAGGCTACGGCACGCAGAAAAAAGCGACGCTCACCGGCTCCGTGGCCACCATCAAGGGAGAAGAAATAGCCCGGGTACCGACGGCCAATGTGTCCAACGGGCTCGCAGGCCACATCCCCGGCGTTATCGCCAATAACCGCTCCGGCCGCCCCGGCGACGATTACTCCGCTATCAGCGTAAGAGGCTTTAACTCCTTCAGCGGAGGTACCGCCCCCCTCATCATCATCGATGGTATCCCCGACAGGAACATGGACCGTATTAATCCCAATGATATCGAAAGCGTTACTGTCCTCAAAGATGCGTCCGCGGCCATCTACGGCGTACGCTCCGCCAACGGGGTTATCCTCATCACCACTAAAAGAGGTAAAGCAGGTAAGCCCACCATCACCTACGAAGGTACCTATGATATCCAGCAGCTCACCCGTATGGACCACCGCGTGAACGCTTGGCAATACATGACTTACTACAATGAACTGAGCGGCTATCAGGGCACATCCCTTCCCTACAAACAGGTGGATATCGATAAGTATAAAGCAGGCAACGACCCCAACTATACCAGCACCGACTGGCTGCGTACGGTGTTCCGCAAAAACGCCCCCCAGACCAACCACAGCATCTCCGTAAGAGGCGGCAGCGAAGCCGTGAAATTTTTCCTCTCCGGCCAATACCTCTCCCAGCAAAGCAACTGGGCCAACAGTGATGAGAACTTCAAAAACTATAACCTGCGTTCCAATATCGATGCGGCTATTTCCAAAAACCTGAAACTGACGCTGGATATCGCTGCCAGAAAAGAAGACCGCAAATATCCCGCCCTCAGCGCAGGAAGCATCCTGCATGAAACGGTGAGCATGTATCCTTTTATCCCTGTACACTGGACAAACGGACTGCCTTCTGCAGGTATCGCTAACGGCAGGAATCCCTATACCATGACATCGTCAGCGGCAGGATATGATAATGTGACCGATCTCTTCGTACAGCCAAAAATCGGTTTCGACTGGCAACTGCCTGCCATCGTAAAAGGGCTGTCCATCAGCGGTTACGCTGCTTTCGATTACCGCCAGCGCAGCGGGAAAAATTTCTCCCGCCCCTGGGACGCCTACACCTACAGCGCCGCTACCAATACTTATAATAACCAGAAAGCCAGCACCGCCATCCTGAGCCTGTCCCAGGATGAACGCTCCTATAACGAAAACACCTATTTTTATAAAATCGCTTTCGACAGAACATTCGGCAAACACAGTATCAATGCTTTTGCCGGATATGAACAAACCGCTTCCACCTACCGGCAAACCATCGCTTTCCGTAAGAACCTGCTGAGCGACCAGCTGGACCAGCTCTTTTCCGGAGGCACCGTTGACCAGAACGCTAACGGCAGCGCCAGCCAGGACGGCCGTGAAAGTTACCTGGGCCGCGTATCCTACGCCTATGCGGATAAATATCTCGCTGAAATAGTAGGTCGCTACAATGGTTCTTTTAACTTCCCGAAAGACAGGCGCTGGGGCCTGTTCCCGTCTGTATCGCTCGGGTGGCGCATCTCTGAAGAAAGTTTCTTCAAAGACCGTGTGAAGTTTGTGGATAATCTGAAACTGCGTGCTTCATGGGGTATCATGGGAAGCGACGCCGTAGCCAAATACCTCTACCTCGCCCGTTATTCGCTGGTGAGCAATATGAGCCTCGATTATTTCTATAGCCCCAGGCAATACAATACCTATTTCGGGTCTTCTTATGCCGAGGCCACTGCTTTGTACCTGGCTTCCGCTCCCAACGCCAATATTACCTGGGAAAAACAGGATACGCGCAACTTTGGACTGGACGCTACATTGTTGAACAACCGGTTAAACCTGACCGTCGATTATTTCCGCAACGTGCGGAAAGATATCCTGGCGCCCAGGAACGCATCAGTACCGTTATATACCGGCCTTATCCTGCCGGACGAAAATATCGGCAGAACACTGAACAGGGGCTTCGACTTCATTGTCAGCTACAACGGTCAGGCACGTGCCGTGAAATATAACGTGGGCGCCAACTTTACCTACGCGAAAAGTAAAGTGCTGTTCCGCGACGAGGCTCCCAATATCCCCGATTATCAAAAATCTACCGGCCTGCCGATCGATTCATGGGTAGTATTTGAAACCAATGGTATCTATCATACGCAGGAAGAAGTGGATAAATCACCCCATATGGCGGGCGCCAAAGCGGGAGACCTGTGGTTGGTGGATAAAAACGGCGACGGCGCCGTCACCTACGACGACCAGGTACGCATACCCGAATCAGCCACACCGAAAATTGTATTCGGTATCACGATGGGCGCCGAATACAAAGGGCTCGCGGTAGACCTGGTATGGGCCGGGCAAACGGAAGCCAAACAGCTGATCATCCCGCAGGGACAGAGCGCTGTAGTAGCCCCGCCACAATGGTTATACGATGGCCGTTGGACGCCGGATAATCCCAACGCCGAATATCCCCGCGCCTTCAACTCCAAAGATCCCAGGAATAACGTCTACGCCGACTTCTGGCTGGTAGACGCTTCTTTCCTCCGCCTGAAATCCGCGCAGGTCTCCTATAACATTCCGAAAAATCTCTACCGCAGCATCGGCATAGAGAATATCCGGGTGTTTGTAAGCGGCTTCAATCTTTTCTCCATCGACAAGATGAAGAAATTCTACCGCGATCCGGAAACCAATGATATTACGGGTATCAACTATCCGCAAACCAGGATTTACCGCGCTGGTATCACCATTGGCCTGTAA
- a CDS encoding FecR family protein has protein sequence MEQAHLKTLLQRYLDNSLPPEELKELIAHLQQDAQQDTLLQAVQQALAGGAYAVPTDAAQKDAIFRNILQKAAEQAAPAALQPVKHRSGLWKAAVAAMVIVLAGAAAYFTAGHRRTSHTPALARQDVLPGVNKAVLILADGRRITLDSAARGTLAQQGDVTISQTGNGQLDYNGSGANGKVVYNTVATPRGGQFRITLPDGTKVWLNAASSLHFPTAFPAGERNVEVTGEVYFEVAPQAAAPFVVTARGTAVTVLGTRFNVNAYTDEASVNTTLLEGSVRVAHQGHAVTLKPGEQAQVKEGIRVLDNVDTEALMAWKNGRFSCNDIPLEDIMRQISRWYNVQVVFEDQITDTYSIEISRDVPLSKLLRFLELSGGVHFEVNEKTIIVKK, from the coding sequence ATGGAACAGGCTCATTTGAAAACACTGCTGCAGCGTTATCTGGATAATTCCCTTCCGCCGGAAGAACTGAAGGAACTGATCGCTCACCTGCAGCAGGATGCACAACAGGATACGCTTTTACAGGCAGTGCAGCAGGCACTGGCCGGCGGCGCTTACGCCGTGCCCACTGATGCCGCACAGAAAGATGCCATTTTCCGGAATATCCTGCAAAAGGCGGCGGAGCAGGCAGCACCTGCCGCGCTGCAACCGGTGAAACACCGCTCCGGCCTGTGGAAGGCGGCCGTAGCAGCGATGGTGATCGTGCTGGCAGGTGCAGCGGCATATTTTACTGCCGGCCACCGGCGGACCAGCCACACGCCGGCGCTGGCCCGCCAGGATGTACTGCCCGGCGTCAACAAAGCCGTGCTGATACTGGCCGACGGCCGCCGTATCACGCTCGACAGCGCCGCCAGAGGCACGCTGGCACAGCAGGGCGACGTTACCATCTCCCAGACGGGCAACGGGCAGCTGGACTATAACGGCTCCGGCGCCAACGGAAAAGTAGTGTACAATACCGTTGCCACGCCCCGCGGCGGCCAGTTCCGCATCACCCTGCCCGATGGCACCAAAGTATGGCTCAACGCCGCCTCATCACTGCATTTCCCGACCGCTTTCCCCGCCGGCGAAAGAAACGTGGAGGTTACAGGGGAAGTATATTTCGAAGTGGCCCCGCAGGCGGCAGCCCCCTTTGTTGTAACAGCCCGCGGCACAGCAGTGACCGTACTGGGTACCCGCTTTAACGTAAACGCCTATACGGATGAAGCGTCGGTAAATACCACCCTGCTGGAAGGCAGCGTACGGGTAGCCCACCAGGGACATGCCGTGACGTTAAAGCCCGGTGAGCAGGCGCAGGTGAAAGAAGGCATCCGGGTGCTGGATAACGTGGACACGGAAGCGCTCATGGCCTGGAAAAACGGTCGGTTCTCCTGCAACGATATCCCGTTGGAAGACATCATGCGGCAGATCAGCAGATGGTACAATGTACAGGTGGTCTTTGAAGACCAGATTACCGATACCTACAGTATAGAAATATCCAGGGATGTGCCCCTGTCCAAACTATTACGCTTCCTGGAATTAAGCGGAGGTGTTCATTTTGAAGTCAATGAAAAAACAATCATCGTAAAAAAATAA
- a CDS encoding RNA polymerase sigma factor, with amino-acid sequence MPTVQLYDDTALFKKVALGDETAFRTLFDRYWDTVYGVALALTKSASMADEMAQDVFVKLWLKRDKLAAVVNFEGYLFMVARNHIFNTFRKKIQLASFTDHLLDYAAGHVAAADTPDKRLLCRELETLVAKAVDQLSPQQRSVYCMSRQQGLSQEEIADALDISRHTVKSHMNKALHLIRNYLRQHATIETLLLFYFMALTAR; translated from the coding sequence TTGCCAACCGTCCAACTATATGATGATACGGCCCTTTTTAAAAAAGTGGCCCTCGGTGATGAAACGGCTTTCCGGACACTCTTCGACCGGTATTGGGATACCGTGTACGGCGTTGCTTTGGCCCTGACCAAATCAGCCAGCATGGCGGACGAGATGGCGCAGGACGTTTTCGTAAAGCTGTGGCTGAAACGGGATAAGCTGGCAGCCGTCGTCAATTTTGAAGGCTACCTGTTTATGGTGGCGCGCAACCATATCTTCAATACTTTCCGCAAAAAAATACAGCTCGCGTCTTTTACAGACCATCTGCTGGACTATGCCGCGGGGCACGTGGCGGCAGCCGATACGCCCGACAAACGCCTGTTGTGCCGGGAACTGGAAACCCTGGTGGCCAAAGCAGTGGACCAGCTGTCGCCGCAACAGCGGTCGGTGTACTGCATGAGCCGGCAACAGGGACTTAGCCAGGAAGAGATCGCAGATGCGCTGGACATCTCCCGGCATACCGTGAAAAGTCATATGAATAAAGCATTACATCTTATCCGCAATTATCTCCGGCAACATGCCACCATCGAAACGCTGCTGCTCTTTTATTTTATGGCGCTGACCGCCCGTTGA
- a CDS encoding methyltransferase domain-containing protein produces the protein MNEITASPTWYVNDAAFDWLYPQRIQQLSRRHWTPVEVARKAARFLSAGMGDRILDVGSGVGKFCLIGAHHYPESTFYGVEQRRELHNFARSAQRLTGVENAQFIHGNVTQIDFDDFDHFYFYNAFFENLAEDGHIDQDTEYSASLYHYYCRQMFQGLAHKPAGTRVVTFHSLEDEIPPTYQLVDASVDFLLKMWVKRS, from the coding sequence ATGAACGAAATAACCGCAAGCCCGACGTGGTATGTAAATGATGCAGCTTTTGACTGGCTGTACCCGCAACGTATTCAGCAATTATCAAGACGGCACTGGACACCAGTAGAAGTGGCCCGCAAAGCGGCCCGCTTCCTGTCTGCCGGTATGGGCGACCGTATCCTCGATGTAGGCAGCGGCGTCGGCAAATTCTGCCTGATCGGCGCACATCATTACCCCGAGAGCACCTTCTATGGCGTCGAACAACGCAGGGAACTGCATAACTTCGCCCGCTCCGCACAACGGCTGACCGGTGTCGAAAACGCGCAGTTTATCCACGGGAACGTTACCCAGATAGACTTTGACGATTTCGATCACTTTTATTTCTACAACGCTTTTTTCGAGAACCTGGCAGAAGACGGGCATATTGACCAGGACACGGAGTATTCCGCCAGCCTGTATCATTACTATTGCCGGCAGATGTTCCAGGGGCTGGCACACAAACCAGCCGGCACAAGGGTAGTCACCTTCCACAGCCTGGAAGATGAAATACCTCCCACCTATCAACTGGTAGATGCCAGCGTGGATTTCCTGCTGAAGATGTGGGTAAAACGATCATAA
- a CDS encoding YoaK family protein yields the protein MLRHTGKKRSYKHNLRLAVLLCFTAGMVNAAGLFAFAVLTTNVTGHAALLAQKLASGDFRAARMVALWLLLFLAGAFFSSIFSGKTGPFRRWGYVIPILCEMIILILVGTFGHTYDQSILQTEYFAGSLLFAMGMQNALVSTISGYVVRTTHLTGMFTDLGIDLHSVLFHPHQHNTDVRKKIVLRLVIIFFFLGGGIAGGYAFLRLSYYTFYLPAGVLVIALFYDLFRVRLRKMVRRMQTPATT from the coding sequence ATGCTGCGCCACACCGGAAAAAAAAGAAGTTACAAGCATAACCTACGACTGGCGGTACTGTTGTGTTTTACCGCAGGGATGGTAAACGCGGCGGGGCTTTTTGCCTTCGCCGTTCTTACCACCAATGTCACCGGTCACGCCGCATTGCTGGCCCAAAAACTGGCCAGCGGCGATTTCAGGGCCGCCCGCATGGTAGCATTGTGGCTGTTGCTCTTCCTGGCAGGCGCTTTTTTCTCCAGCATCTTCTCCGGTAAAACCGGGCCTTTCAGGCGATGGGGTTATGTGATACCCATCCTCTGCGAAATGATCATCCTTATACTGGTGGGCACATTCGGGCATACCTATGACCAGAGTATTTTACAGACGGAATACTTTGCGGGGAGTCTCCTGTTTGCCATGGGTATGCAGAATGCGCTGGTATCCACCATCTCCGGGTACGTGGTACGCACCACCCATCTGACCGGCATGTTCACCGACCTGGGCATCGATCTTCATAGCGTACTCTTCCATCCGCATCAGCACAACACCGATGTCAGGAAAAAAATTGTTCTCCGGCTGGTGATCATCTTCTTTTTTCTGGGAGGAGGTATTGCAGGCGGGTATGCTTTTCTGCGGCTGTCTTATTACACTTTTTATTTGCCCGCAGGCGTGCTGGTCATCGCTTTGTTTTACGACCTTTTCCGGGTGCGGCTGCGGAAAATGGTGCGGCGCATGCAGACGCCGGCGACCACGTAG